TGCTCTTTTGGATGCTTCTACTGGCTCGCTCGTTGGTAGTAGATTGAAAGCGATGTGATCTGGAAGATCCAAGTCAGTAGGAGTATGGGACGAGGCCGCCAGTGAGGGAAGACTGATGTCCGGTGTGTTTGAAGCGGACTGTTGAGACTGTACGAGTGTGGGAGTTGGCGCACCCCATATTGATGGTAGTACAGCGAATATGAGAAGCTGGTAAAAGCGGGGCATCTTGGTTTCCGAAATAGAAACAAGGATATTACTTATGAATATGATTACAGGTAGTAATGATCTTATGGAAATATGAACATTGGAGGTGAAAACGCTCCTTTCAACAGTATTGCATCGCTTTATATATCCCTTTGTCAGTGCAACGCCCTCGACTAAATGTTCGGAAAGACTTCGTTCGCATCTCGTCGAGTAACAGGTTCTCAAATTGTGATACTAGACATGATGAGGCACGATTTCGACAACCATATTGGGCAACAGGCTGAAACAACGGTTTGAGACATTCTGATCGGTTAGTACTCAAGTTGAGCTCTCGACATCTGATTGTAAGTACGCTGAGACAACCTTGAAATCAGTCGTAATAGGTAGAATGCCAAAAAAGCATAAAAGTCTTAACCGCAAATTTGAAAAGAGTTGGTCAGAAATATCTCCTTTCAGGTTCACCGTCGAAGACTCCTGAACCTCTTGTCATCCttgtatcttctttatccTCTTTCCGTTGTTCCGTTGTTCCTTTTTCCTTCGGTTTAAATCCGCATGGAAGAGCTGATACAACAAACCCTCGACTACTTTCTCCGCCGTAATCCACTAGTTCCTGCCCGAACGCTTCCGTACGAGCACTGTATGTGTACCAAATCCGGATCGTTATGAGCAGTCTCCTTAGTCCATGAACCGGTATGTTTTTTCATACATATGCACAAAGACACAAGACCGAGTCAAACCGATCCATTATCGTGTCAATGCATATTGAGCTGCAATGTAGTACATTTGACGCCCCGCCGCCAGCGGTCCGAAGGCGACTCTTGGCTTGTTTTTGACGACGCTCATTGCCGCAAATGCCCTTGCAATTGCACTTGTCACTCGTCATGTCCGtcgtcaatctcatcgtTATCTTCGCCGCGCGCTTATCCAACAAGTCAATTGACGGACACAATCATTTAATCCTTTTGAACATCAGCGCATCGATGCCACCTCGCAAGATGTTGCTGGTCCAACCTTCAACTTTCAAGGTTCCTTTGACACTCATTGCTAACATACATCAAAATATTTCGTTTCAACTGATCTTGCACGCCCTAATACTGCCCTCGCATTCGGCCTACCCTCGTTCCGTTGATCGATTTTGCCGCCTAAATTACCATTTCCCAGCTGAATATTTCGAACTCTCGCACCAGCCTCTACACCGAGACACGAGCATCAAAGATGACCAAGATTTTCGACACGATGATTAGCCAATTGTATGTCAACGGACGTTTAGTTGggatggaggaagaggcTCAAGAAGTTATGATCAAAGACGGCAAGGTGGAATGGATTGGCTCTTCGGAGCACCGACCGACCATTCACGACGTGGAGATAGTGGATGTAGAAGGGTCATGGATAGCGCCTGTGAGTTTTCCATATCTTAGTTCACGATATTATACCGTAGGCGCGCTCGGTGTCTCGCGCTGACCCATATCTCACAGAGTATGATAGATTGGCATGTTCATTCAAAGCTAGCTGCAAATTATGATCATAGAGTGCACTTGTCTGAGGAGACATCGGCTCAAGCTGTCTTTTTGGCAATGCGAAAAGCACTTGATGATCCTAAATTCGACACCTTTGAATTAGTAGGTGTAGATATGCGGAACGGTAATTGGAACGATAATCACCTTATGAACCGGGCAACTTTGGATAAAGAGGTCAGCTCAACCAGGCCAATCTACCTGTTTTACAATGGTTACCACACAGTAGTGGCTAATTCGGTTGGATTAGAAAGGTATaagatcaaatctgaatctggaATCTTGCACGAGACGGAAGGATGGGATATAACTTATGGTGTGGGAcaatttgaggatgaagtaaTGGATAAATGGATTTCCACTTGGGCCAATAACGCAGCGTGAGTCTTAAACGAAGTGCGACTATGAGACATCGATGACTAATCAAAAATGTTTCCAGATCACTCGGTATAACAGAGATTGTTGACCTGGAGATCGACTTTAACATCCGAGACTGGCAGAGACGTTGCAAGAATGGGTTTGATACCCTACGTGTCCATACCGGTATCTACGATCCTCATTTCCCGGATGCAGTCAAGAGAGGCGTTAAGAGTGGGGATGTGGTACCCGAGACCAACGGGTTAGTCACTGTTGGTCCGTACAAGATAGTCACGGATGGTGGACTCGGTTCGCAAACTGCTTTTTGTCATGACGCATATCCTGATACGACATTCCACGGTATCTTTTCGTTTACCGCGACTGAACTTGAAGAAATGACACAGCGAGCGACAAATCATGGCTTCAAATTAGCTATACATGCCATCGGTGATCAAGCCAATTCGGTCTGCTTAAAATTACTTGCATCAAATCCTGTGCCGCCCTTGAATGGGTCCACCATCGAACACGCACAATTGCTCAACCTTGACGATATTGAGATCTTCAATGAGTTAGGTTTGATTGCTTCTGTACAACCAAAACATCTAGTAGACGATAGGGAGACTTGCCTAAAGTATTGGCCTGGTAGAGAACACCGAGCTTGGGCACTCAAAAGTCTCGCGGATGCAGGTGTCGCAATGAAATTCGGAAGCGATAGTCCGGTAGCGGAGATGGATCCTTGGGAGGCTATGGCAGTTGCAGTATCTCGTCGTAGAGCTGGCGGGCTACCACTAAGCGAAGAACAAGCGGTGGATGTAAGGACGGCCTGGGTTTCAAGTACTTCGGTGAGTGCGGTCTCATGAGCTCTATATGTATATCGCTCATGTCACTATATATACCCGATAGAATGGCCGCCTTGCGCTCCAAGTCGGTGACAAGGCAGATATGGTTATAATCGACCGGAATCCTCTGGAATGTGACGCAACCGGACTAAGAGCTACAACAGTCTTCCGTACCATATTAGGAGGGAGATGTACCTATAGGCGAGCATAGTCCTAACCCATGGTTTATCTGATTTATCTGGTATGCATACAGTCAATCGGCTCTCTCCTACGCATGTGAAAACTTCTTATCATTTAACGAATACTGGTTATCCGCTACGAATTCATGTGATCGTTCTAGATCGTGACTACTACCTTACCAAAATGCTTCTGAGACTCCATATATCGGTAAGCATCTGGTAATTTGTCGAAATCGAAGACTTTCTGGTCTACAGCGGGTTTGATTCCGTTGCTGTTAATTGCCTTTACCATATCTTCACATTGTTCTCGGCTTCCTACGAATATACCTCTGGCTATGCATTGATACTTGAGGCAGTCGAGCAACGTAGGCATACTGTCACCGCTTCCGGCGACGAAACCGATGATGGAAATGACACCTTGGTTTCCAATTGCATTCAAGGATTGTTGGAGTGTTCCTGGGCCACCAATCTCAATGATGTGTTGAAACCCGAGACCACCAGGAGTTAGACCTTTTGCGGTCTTACCCCAATCCGAGTCGTCTTTGTAATTGATAATGTGATCAGCACCGAATGCCTTGAGTTTCTCAGCCTTGGCAGAGGATGATGTGGTGGACACTACAGTAGCGCCAGCAGCCTTAGCGAACTGTGCAAGTGTGAGCCAAGCTTCAGATCACCCAAGCTatagatcactcacttgCAAAGCAAAGATGGAAACACCCCCGGTACCTTGAGTCAACACCCAATCTCCAGGCTTTAAAGTTCTTCCCTCTAGTCCAAAGAGCGAGTCCCAGGCTGTTAAAGCTGCACAGGGTAATGTAGATCCTTCCTCAAAGCTATAGTCTTTGGGCATAAGTGCCGCATCGAGCTCGCTTACAACGATGTACTCTCTGGCTACACCGTCGATTGGACCGCCAAGAGAAGGTTTGCCTGGCTGGTTGGCTTGGTGGAAAGTAGGCATGACCTTGTCTCCCTTCTTGAATCTACTGACTCGGGATCCAATGTCCTCTACGACGCCAGCGGCATCGGAGATTGGGACGACAACGTCTTTGAGAGGGAAAGGGTATGTGCCCTAGAGGTGTGTTTCAGTTACTTGCGCTGCCGCTTAACCGTACAGACTCACCTGCACAATCGATATGTCTCGATAATTCAACGATACCGCTTTGACTGACGGTAGAAGGGGATTAGAATTAGATTTCGTACAATTGGAAGAACACTTACTATTCACCAGAATGTCATTCTCCCCTAACTCTTGCACCGGTTGTTCTTTCTCCAACTTCAAATTGTCGTAACTTCCGGTCGAGGTGAGCTTCCATTGCTGCATTGTAGATGGTGACATCGTGACCGAGAGAATTGTTTTCTTTGGATAGAGACGTGAGCGAAGTgatcttgttttctttttctctcttctttggaGTCTCTGACTCTCTTATGTGGGTTATATGTGGTATGAATGCGAGAATATGGCAAGGTCAAATTCATAGATCTAACAATGTTGAACAACGTCATTCCAGCAAAACACTTACAAATAAAGACCAAGATGACTAAATACACTCCTAGCGaacctccacttccacatttgacctccactttcccacgATTACACCTGACTCGTGTCTCCTTCGGTCATTGCCGCTTCTTTCATTGTTACAGAGACGGACTCTGCGGTCCGACCGGTATTACTTAAACCGAATCAATCACCCAAGTAAGTGCAGAACAACATTGACCATGCATGCTAATCACTGAAACGCCATTTGCTGGACTGAGAAGGTCATACAAGTCTTGTGATCGCAACAACAAATCAGGATGCTCAAACATACCATTGCTAGATGCAAAGGGAGCTCGACTCAAATCTTAGCCACCCCTCGACCCCTGCGATTGCCTAGGCAGCTGAAACGGTATAGCACAACGGCTGCCCCTCCTAACCTACGGCAACGTAATCAGCACCGATCCTATCTGTTTGTCTCAATCAGCACTATCGTGGTAGCGGTGAGTTGTTCAGAGATGCGTCTATCAGTCACTAGCCTGATCGCTATTATAGACATATCTATGCTCAAGGTCAATTATCCGGCTTGACAGCGAGGTGGATGTAAACGAAGAGCAACGGAAGGACCCCGACGGGCCAGTATCAGGAGCGAAGGGATCGGTCAGAACAGGCGAAGTCTCCACTGTGGACCCACGCGAAGATTTAAGAGGTCAAGGATACGATCTCGAGAGTGAAGGAAAGCAGGGCTACATAACACTGAAAGAAGTAGCCCGTCACGACCTCGCACATGACGCGTGGGTCATAGTCGAAGGCAAGGTCTTTGAGTGAGTTACGATAATTATCTTCCATTGTTATTTCGCTCATACATCGAAAACAAAGTGTGACAGATTTCCACAAATATCACCCAGGCGGCTCACAGATAATAGTGGCTAATGCTGGGAGGGACGTGACGTGAGTTCATGCTGTTTGCCGGGCTTTGCTGATATATTAGTGAGCTGTTTAAACCGGTACATCCACCGAGGACTCTAGAGAATAATCTAGCACCGGAATGCTACAAAGGTTTGGTTGACCCGAAGGATGCTGCAGAGGTATGTAGTAGTCGTGATGCATCTCTTGCTGATGAATCAGTCATTGAAAGCGTATGATGCCGAGCAAGCGAGAGTGACAAGCGCAAGGCAAGcacttcctcctccagaTAACATGTTGGGTCTGGATGAGATACAGGTGAGAATTTTCAAGATGTTTGTCGCAGGAATACTGAACTGATGGATCATCTCAGGAAGCTGCAGAATCTTTCCTGAGCCCCAGGGTGATCAACTATTATGGCGCATCAAGCTTGGATGGTTACTCTACAATTGAGAATCGGACGGCCTTCCGAAAATGCCGCTTGATTCCTCGTGTAATGCGGGATGTAACCAGCGTACGGCCTCAGACGAAGATTTTCGGTATACCGTCTGCTTTGCCGATTTACGTATCTCCAGCATCGAATGCTCTTTTAGGCCATCCggaaggtgagctgaataTAGTCAGAGGTGTAAGTAAAGAAAATGTCAAGCGGACTGCGCTGAGATAGATCACTCAGGCATCCAAAACGGGAATCATTCAAGGTATATCAGCGGCAGCgtctttccccctttctgAGATTCTCGATGAGAAAGCCAAGATGGACAAGGAGAGTGGCACAGAAATGGGCATGGTATACCAGGTGTATCTGTCTAGAGATCGACAGAAGAATGTCGAACAGATCACGGAAGCGGTGAATGGTGGCGTACAGTGAGCCTTTTTCGCCTGCCTGTAGTATGAAGCTAATATCAGACCAGGGCGTTGATTCTGACGGTCGACTCCAATGTGGGCGATCATAGACAAAGCACtgagaagctgaaaggagCAAAAGGAGATATCGAACCTGGAATCAGAATGGGGCCCATAGAGACTACCGATATGTGGCATGATTCGAGTCAGAACTGGGGAGatctcaaattcatcaaagacCTAGCGCCTGGAATACCGATCTATCTGAAGGGCGTATGTGATATACGTGTAAGTGATATAATAGATCCAAATCCGCCTAGAGTTGACTGAGTAAGGCGCAGGATGTACGATTGGCGAAGGAATATGGCCTGGCTGGATGTATTTTGTCAAATCACGGCGGGAGACAACTTGACACGTAAGTGATGCTCAATCCTATTGTGCGCTGCAACTCACGGAATCTGCTAGCGCAAGAACAGGTTTCGATAGTTTAAGAGCTATACACGCGGAAGATCCACAGCTGGTAAAAGATACAGAAATCTACATTGATGGAGGTGTCAGGCGAGGTAGTGAGGTCCTTCAAGCACTCGCATTTGGAGCTAGGGGAGTAGGATTAGGCCGGCCATTCCTGTGGGCACAGGCGGCATATGGTGAAAAGGGGGTCATTCGAGCAGTAAGAAGTGAGTAATATCAAATGTCCTCTGAGCATTGCTTATGCGACTCTGGTGTAGTCATGGAAAAGGAGATCGCTACAGCAATGCAATTGATGGGTATAACTGAACTTAGCCAGATGAGACCGGATATGGTGGAATGTTTGCAGGAGACCTGGAAGTAGCGAGCTTGTACTAGCCATGCACGAGCAGCATCTTGGTTTCACTGGCAAGCTATTGCGTATTACTTTGACCCCACATGTAAAAGGAAGATTGTCAACCCCTGATGAATGTCAAGTTCATTTCGCCAGGTTCGGTCACCATAGTATGCTACAATGACGGGCTTTAGCTTTTGGCATCGAATTCAACAACATTACTTCTTTTAAGATTCCAACTGTCGTGACCCTGCAGGGTTAAGTGACGGACTTTCTTGTATGAACATGGCAAACACCGTCTGACGGGAATAGCATCAGGGAGAAGCGTCTTTGGAGGATTAAAAACAAGTAGCCGATATCGCTTACTTATCACTTGTACATATGAAAATTTGTAATTTAAGACTCGGAGTATTAACGCCGCCGGCAGGGGAGATGAACAGCCGCATGCAGTCTTGGCAGATTTTAAATAGAACATCCTGTTTGTCGTAGTCGTCAGACACCGTTGTTCTTAGGGTTTGAGGACAAGTATCTCTTTAATTCAGGAGCAGATGGTCCGGCAATATCGGTGAGTACAGAATAGAAACCCCCAGAAAAGAGTAGCCTTGACCTGATTGGGTAGTCAAAACAGTTCCACACATTCATTGAAACGATAGTGGGGCAGTCCCCAGAATTTTTTGGCAGCCCCTGTCATCATTGCAAACTCGCAAGTGCTCCACCACGATGAATCTCTGGAACAAAAAAGAATCTGTTTATTTCTTGACGACAACATCTTGGACatttcttcaacatcgaTTTCATTTCGAAATTCAACCAGCTCAATCTTAAACTTTGCACGTAAACGTCTTGAGGATAACCCACGCTCACAAAAAGTTCACCGACATGAGGACTATTCTTGGAAAGAGAGGGGAGCCTCTTCAAGAGCTTATGAACTTCTGCGTCGTTGTGCCAGTGTTCTTAGCCATGGGTTTCTCTCTTTCGTATGGTGGAGGGGTCACCGGATACAAAACCTTTTATACTCTGTTTCCCCAAATTAACACGACGACGACAACGGGGGCAATCAAAAATCACAACTCTTTGATCCAAGGAACCACTGTCTCTTCCTTGAACTTAGGGGCAGCTCTTGGGTGTCTAACAACGATGTATTTGGGAAACAAGCtgggaaggagaagaacgGTCATGCTAGGAGCTATTATTGCCTTGATTGGTACAATTCTGCAATGTTCGGCAGACTACCTAGCTCAACTGATCATTTCGAGAAGTGAGTCATCTGTTTTCATTGCCGTTTATATATCGCTGAGTCATGGTACAGTGGTTCTAGGGGCAGGGCTTGGCCTTATGTCTTCGACGGTTCCCGTCTGGCAATCTGAGACAAGCAAAGTGCACAAGAGGGGTCACCATGTCATCATAGATGGAATCTGTATCGCTGCAGGTATCGCCTTATCATCATGGCTCACATTTGGTTTTTCCAAGGCAGACACCACTTCGTCATGGAACTGGCGACTTCCCTGGTGAGTCGCAGAGACCATTGCATTGCAGTTTGGAGACACTGTCGCTCACACCTGTTTTAGCATGACCACTGGTATCCTCGCGATTGTTGTaatgatattcaccttctcatTCCCGGAATCCCCGCGATGGCTTGCTCTCCAGGGTAGATACGACGAGGCTCGGGAGGTCATCGCCTTGGTCGATGACGTTGAACCACACAGTGAACACACCGAATTCGTCCTTGCTTCTATCACATCGGCAAACGAGCTATCCGCGGAATCGGCTTCGTTCTCCAGTCTCTTCAAGtatggaaaagaaaaaatgCTATACAGGTTATTGCTGGCGGCTGCGACTCAAATGTTCTCTCAGATGTCAGGCTCTGCTCTCATCACCTATTACTCTTCCCAACTATTCAGCACCATTGGCCTTTCCAAGGACCTCTCGAAGATTCTTGGTGCTACAGACTTGACcttcaagctgatttgttgCGCTATACCTTTTTTCTTGATCGAAAGAGCCGGTAGGAGGAGACTTTTGATGATTGCAGCTTCCGGCATGAGCACATGCATGGTGAGTGCAAAAGGACCTTGTCGGCAATCGTCACTGACGCACAGTTGAATCTTCACAGTTCTGCTTGGCTATTTGTGGTTCTCAAGTAACTGAGGATAATCTCATTCCGGCTTATATCGCCATCGTATTCGCCTTTATCTTCGTTGCCTTTTATCCCATCGGTTTCCTTGGTGTCAACTTCTTGTATTCTCAAGAGGTTATCACTACCAGATACCGTGCTCCCGCATCAGGTATCTCTACTGCTGTCCACTGGTTATCTGCTTTTGTCGTAGCCTGTGAGTacaaagaagattggaacTTTGCTATGATATGAGGCTGACCTCTGCAACCAGTGACTACGCCTATCGGATTCACCTCTTTGGGTTGGAAGTTTTACCTCGTTTGGGGTTCCGTTGCCCTATCTATCATACCCTCGGTTTACTTTTTCTACCCCGAGACGACCGGTCTCTCAGTTGAAGAGATTGACCAAGTGTTCATTGACTCCCCGGGTGTGCTTGCGACGGTCGGATTAGCGGAGCAACGTCGAAAGGAGAAGGCCTTAGAGCAGGAAGTCATTGTCGGTCATATCGAAGAACACAACCAAGCGAAAAAGGCGGAAGAGCAACATGAACAGGCTTTGGTAGAGAGTAGAGTATAGGAAGAAGTAACTCGAGTATAACATGCATCATCGTTTACAGTATCGCTCATTGACAGCAGCCCAATCTGGATTGCGGGAGATTGTAACCGGTTACCATGTCGTGTCACATCGCTGTACAATCAAGCTTAGAAGGACGTATGTGTGCCGGACATTCATGTTGGACAAGATCTATGTGATGCATTCTGTATTTTCGCCTTTATCAAGCCTCGTGCTCATGGCAAAGAGTCAAGTGGCAATGTTTCCCCTTGACTTATCGACTTTGTACTCCTCTCACTCCAATCCAGCTTGCGCTCAAACAGGAGAGCTAGATACGTCAACGCGAGGAGTACGGGTACTTCCACTAACGGGCCAATCGTCGCTGCTAAAGCTTGATCCGATTGAACGCCATACACAGCAATGGCTACTGCGATTGCTAATTCGAAGCTATGAAGATATTGTCAGCTGAGAGACGAGAATCCGTGACGTCCAACGCAACCTACTTATTGGACCCGGCGGTGAAACTCTGAGAAAAGCACACGATGAGCTGCATTCGCTAGCCTAGTTTACATACCTGCACCACGGCCATTTTGTATCCATGCTTCTTGCCGCCACCTTTTCTCCGACTAAGCCAGTAGACGAGGAAGAATGTTCCTGACCACATGATCAGGAAATAGAGGATCATTGGCACAAAGACACGGAAGACTGGTCCCAAATTATCAAGAATACGTGTTGCCTGCTCCGCaaaaatgagaatgatacTATTCCGCCATTTTTTGAATCAGTTTCAAGCTTGTCCGGCTCGTGGCGATGTAACGTACGTGTACAGAAGACCAATGAGGGCTAAAGGACCAAAGTATGGGAGAAATTTCGTATTAAATTTCTCGATTCCCAATATCCATATTCCAAGGATTCGGGTCACAGCACCAGCAGCCAAAGGTATACCAAGGTAGATTACAACGGCGAGAGCTGTTCTCCCGTACTCAAGCTTGAGTTCGTTTTCACCAGATATCACATTTATGAACAGCAAGCACATGGGAGAGTAAAGCACAATCTGAAGAACggaattgatgatgacaagaaTAGCACAATAGTCTACATCTCCGTGGGCCAGTACATTCCAGATCATGACCATTGCGATGCACCTAAAAATTAATATCAGTATATCACCAAAGCTtggataactcaccttgccaGTCCGACCATGATGACCCCTGTTCGATATGTAGGTAGATCAGGTAGAGTTGCCCAGGCCACAGCGAGCATTACCTATATGCAGATCAGCACGACCGCTCCTAAGCGCAGGACTCACCAATGGCCCAATGATCCAGTTGAGGACTAGGGATACAAGTATTTGGCGCCAAATGTGGGAGGTGCGGAACATGGCTGGAAGACGCTCGTACTGGACTACAATTGGTCAGGAGAGTACCCGAAGACGG
The window above is part of the Kwoniella shivajii chromosome 6, complete sequence genome. Proteins encoded here:
- a CDS encoding arsenical-resistance protein, whose amino-acid sequence is MIGDNLRLAKISNLPSKKKLNLCRTLTRIYLLGLYTHCVKGQASIVDMTCTRKGVLPRGRPGVTSQSGVHDTSDVSLTVTGDQKGVGLFQGDPTVSETPGDHQDAPSCLGWLDRLLALFVLVAMILGVVIGKFGRNVNVVLTGSTLEGVSVPIVIGLLVMMWPILTKVLNWIIGPLVMLAVAWATLPDLPTYRTGVIMVGLARCIAMVMIWNVLAHGDVDYCAILVIINSVLQIVLYSPMCLLFINVISGENELKLEYGRTALAVVIYLGIPLAAGAVTRILGIWILGIEKFNTKFLPYFGPLALIGLLYTIILIFAEQATRILDNLGPVFRVFVPMILYFLIMWSGTFFLVYWLSRRKGGGKKHGYKMAVVQSFTAGSNNFELAIAVAIAVYGVQSDQALAATIGPLVEVPVLLALTYLALLFERKLDWSERSTKSISQGETLPLDSLP